One window of Paenibacillus albicereus genomic DNA carries:
- a CDS encoding dipeptide epimerase: MIIESIKAMRQSTPMAKPFRTALRTVREAESIIVRVRDRDGRIGWGEAPSTVVITGDSLESIQAAIEHTLAPPLIGQSLLGYERLLQTVHGAMVGSPSAKAALDMAIYDLVAQHCGLPLYQFLGGYKDVLETDFTVSVGEPEEMARDAEASVRGGFDVLKVKVGKDEADLDVRRIEGIRARVGPDVRIRLDANQGWSVKEAVRAIRRMEDLGLDVELVEQPVRAHDVEGLKAVTDAVQTPIMADESVFSPAEALRVLQLRAADLINIKLMKSGGIYKAQQINALAEQHGVECMVGSMIESRVAVTAAAHLAASKKNITRFDFDAPLLIGSDIVDGGVRYDGRVMTFPDAPGLGIRGVRIIRPGAGVAVS, from the coding sequence ATGATTATAGAGAGCATCAAGGCGATGCGGCAGTCGACCCCGATGGCGAAGCCTTTTCGGACCGCGCTGCGCACCGTGCGCGAGGCGGAGTCGATCATCGTGCGCGTCCGCGACCGGGACGGGCGGATCGGCTGGGGCGAGGCTCCGTCCACTGTCGTCATTACCGGCGACAGCCTGGAGAGCATCCAGGCGGCCATCGAGCATACGCTCGCGCCGCCGCTGATCGGGCAGAGCCTGCTCGGCTACGAGCGGCTGCTGCAGACGGTGCACGGCGCGATGGTCGGCAGTCCGAGCGCCAAGGCGGCGCTCGACATGGCCATCTACGACCTCGTCGCCCAGCATTGCGGCTTGCCGCTGTACCAATTTCTCGGCGGATACAAGGACGTGCTGGAGACCGACTTCACGGTGAGCGTCGGCGAGCCGGAGGAGATGGCGCGCGATGCGGAGGCGAGCGTGCGCGGCGGGTTCGACGTGCTCAAGGTCAAGGTCGGCAAGGACGAGGCCGATCTCGACGTGCGGCGGATCGAGGGAATCCGGGCGCGCGTCGGTCCGGACGTGCGCATCCGGCTCGACGCCAACCAGGGCTGGAGCGTCAAGGAGGCGGTGCGCGCCATCCGGAGGATGGAGGATCTCGGGCTGGACGTCGAGCTCGTCGAGCAGCCGGTGCGGGCCCATGACGTCGAGGGGCTCAAGGCCGTCACCGACGCCGTGCAGACGCCGATCATGGCGGACGAGAGCGTCTTTTCGCCGGCGGAGGCGCTGCGCGTGCTGCAGCTGCGGGCGGCCGACCTCATCAACATCAAGCTGATGAAGTCGGGTGGCATCTACAAGGCGCAGCAGATCAACGCGCTCGCGGAGCAGCACGGCGTCGAGTGCATGGTCGGGAGCATGATCGAGTCGCGCGTCGCCGTCACGGCGGCGGCCCATCTGGCAGCGAGCAAGAAGAACATCACGCGCTTCGACTTCGACGCGCCGCTGCTCATCGGCAGCGACATCGTCGACGGCGGCGTCCGCTACGACGGCCGCGTCATGACGTTCCCCGACGCGCCGGGCCTCGGCATCCGCGGCGTGCGCATCATCCGTCCGGGAGCGGGCGTTGCGGTTTCGTAG
- a CDS encoding S66 peptidase family protein: MMLRPRALKPGDTVGIPALASPGDPEQIEAASRQLERLGLQVRLGRTVSLRRGYLAGRDEERADELMEMFVDPSIAGIVCARGGYGTARIADRLDYGVIRANAKAFWGYSDITFLHAAIGRLAGLVTFHGPMMIDLREQPAGSGGFDHARPHPVTLEAYRQLLEPHAPSYGEEHGPLRPIVPGEASGPVVGGNLSLLVSTLGTRYELDTRGRLLLLEDVDEEPYRVDRMLMQLRQAGKLDDAAGVIVGDFHNCGPAKRKASLTLDEVLQEHLGAAGKPALAGFRIGHGSPQLVVPLGVEARLSTAERRLVFTDPGWAEDETGSGSVTDSERG, translated from the coding sequence ATGATGCTGCGTCCCCGGGCGCTGAAGCCCGGCGACACGGTGGGCATCCCCGCGCTCGCCAGTCCCGGCGATCCGGAGCAGATCGAGGCGGCCTCGCGGCAGCTGGAGCGGCTCGGGCTGCAGGTACGGCTCGGCCGCACTGTATCGCTGCGCCGGGGCTACCTCGCCGGCCGCGACGAGGAGCGCGCGGACGAGCTGATGGAGATGTTCGTTGATCCGTCGATCGCCGGCATCGTCTGCGCCCGCGGCGGCTACGGCACGGCGCGCATCGCCGACCGGCTCGACTACGGCGTCATCCGCGCCAACGCCAAGGCGTTCTGGGGCTACAGCGACATCACGTTCCTGCACGCGGCGATCGGCCGGCTCGCCGGGCTGGTCACCTTTCACGGGCCGATGATGATCGACCTGCGGGAGCAGCCGGCCGGCAGCGGCGGCTTCGACCATGCGCGGCCGCATCCGGTGACGCTGGAGGCGTATCGGCAGCTGCTGGAGCCTCATGCGCCGAGCTATGGCGAAGAGCACGGACCGCTGCGGCCGATCGTGCCGGGAGAGGCGAGCGGTCCGGTCGTCGGCGGCAACCTGTCGCTCCTCGTCAGCACGCTCGGCACGCGCTATGAGCTCGACACGCGCGGCCGGCTGCTGCTGCTGGAGGACGTCGACGAGGAGCCGTACCGCGTCGACCGCATGCTCATGCAGCTGCGGCAGGCGGGCAAGCTGGACGACGCCGCAGGCGTCATCGTCGGCGATTTCCACAACTGCGGCCCGGCCAAGCGCAAGGCGTCGCTCACGCTGGACGAGGTGCTGCAGGAGCATCTCGGCGCGGCGGGCAAGCCGGCGCTGGCCGGCTTCCGCATCGGCCACGGCTCGCCGCAGCTCGTCGTGCCGCTCGGCGTAGAGGCGCGGCTGAGCACGGCGGAGCGCCGGCTGGTTTTTACGGACCCGGGCTGGGCAGAGGACGAGACGGGGAGCGGATCGGTGACGGACAGCGAGAGAGGCTAG
- a CDS encoding peptide ABC transporter substrate-binding protein encodes MKKLSMLLMSVLLAGGVLAACGNDTSNGEGGDGEASGKILRYNNSKEPTSLDPPIGFDQISYDIVNNAFEGLTRLGKDDKPEPAMAAEWKASDDGLIYTFTLRDGVKWSNGDPVKASDFEFAWKRLLNPETASDAAFLAYPIVGAEDYNSGKGSADAVGIKAKDDKTLEITLRHPAAWLVQMTASPAFFPVHPATVEGNAQWAGEASTIVSNGPFTITEWKHEEELKMVKNKDYWDADTVKLGGVTYKMVNDTNTAYQLFSTGELDTTGSIPADMADQLFADNKVKVEESAGTAFYRFNTTMEPFTNKSIRQAFVAAVDRQQLVDLVLRQKHQPAVGFVSPGLEDAAGGDFRDVGGDLIGFDAAKAKELLAAGMKEAGYSALPPITLTYSTNDVNQKVAQAMQAMFKDNLGVDVKLESKESKVMVSEQKALQLQLSRSSFLPDFADPINFLDGFQSDNPFSRTGWKNAKFDELIQGAYEQADEKKRYEMMHEAEKILMDDAPILPLYYYNSVNLESDKLSGVVRHAFGFIDFKWAELK; translated from the coding sequence ATGAAGAAGCTTTCGATGCTGCTGATGAGCGTGCTGCTGGCGGGAGGCGTGCTGGCGGCTTGCGGCAATGACACATCCAACGGGGAGGGCGGCGACGGGGAGGCGTCCGGCAAGATTCTCCGCTACAACAACAGCAAGGAGCCGACATCGCTCGATCCGCCGATCGGCTTCGACCAGATTTCCTATGACATCGTGAACAACGCGTTCGAGGGGCTGACCCGCCTCGGCAAGGACGACAAGCCGGAGCCGGCGATGGCGGCGGAATGGAAAGCTTCGGACGATGGGCTGATCTACACGTTCACGCTGCGCGACGGGGTGAAATGGTCGAACGGCGATCCCGTCAAGGCGTCCGACTTCGAGTTCGCCTGGAAGCGGCTGCTGAATCCCGAGACGGCGTCCGACGCGGCGTTCCTCGCCTACCCGATCGTCGGCGCGGAGGACTACAATTCCGGCAAAGGCTCGGCCGACGCCGTCGGCATCAAGGCGAAGGACGACAAGACGCTCGAGATCACGCTGCGCCATCCGGCGGCATGGCTCGTGCAGATGACGGCCAGCCCGGCGTTCTTCCCGGTGCATCCGGCGACGGTGGAAGGGAACGCCCAGTGGGCGGGCGAGGCGTCGACGATCGTCAGCAACGGTCCGTTCACGATCACGGAGTGGAAGCACGAGGAAGAGCTCAAGATGGTCAAGAACAAGGACTACTGGGATGCCGATACGGTGAAGCTCGGCGGCGTCACATACAAGATGGTCAACGATACGAATACGGCCTATCAGCTGTTCTCGACCGGCGAGCTCGACACGACCGGCAGCATCCCGGCCGACATGGCCGACCAGCTGTTCGCGGACAATAAGGTCAAGGTCGAGGAATCGGCCGGAACGGCGTTCTACCGCTTCAACACGACGATGGAGCCGTTCACCAACAAGAGCATCCGCCAGGCGTTCGTCGCCGCGGTCGACCGCCAGCAGCTCGTCGATCTCGTCCTGCGCCAGAAGCACCAGCCGGCGGTCGGCTTCGTCTCGCCGGGACTCGAGGACGCGGCAGGCGGCGACTTCCGCGATGTCGGCGGCGACCTGATCGGCTTCGACGCGGCCAAGGCCAAGGAGCTGCTCGCGGCTGGCATGAAGGAAGCAGGCTACTCGGCGCTGCCGCCGATCACGCTGACGTACAGCACCAACGACGTGAACCAGAAGGTCGCTCAGGCGATGCAGGCGATGTTCAAGGACAACCTCGGCGTCGACGTCAAGCTCGAGAGCAAGGAGAGCAAGGTGATGGTCTCCGAGCAGAAGGCGCTGCAGCTGCAGCTGTCCCGCTCGTCGTTCCTGCCGGACTTTGCCGACCCGATCAACTTCCTCGACGGCTTCCAGTCCGACAATCCGTTCAGCCGTACCGGCTGGAAGAACGCCAAGTTCGACGAGCTGATTCAGGGCGCGTACGAGCAGGCCGACGAGAAGAAGCGCTACGAGATGATGCACGAAGCGGAGAAGATCCTCATGGACGACGCGCCGATCCTGCCGCTCTACTACTATAATAGCGTCAACCTCGAGAGCGACAAGCTGTCCGGCGTCGTGCGCCATGCGTTCGGATTCATCGACTTCAAGTGGGCGGAGCTGAAATGA
- a CDS encoding ABC transporter ATP-binding protein, with amino-acid sequence MWGRSRRQKAELSAAAAPPAPVREDALPERAGGIGASGRTGTLPERADSGSPAQRDELSGRPVRPPGEVILEVDDLRVSFRTHGGQVQAVRGVSFSLRQGETLAVVGESGCGKSVTARSLMRLLPEHSSELGAGSSIRWKGRELTRLKEKELRKLRGAEIAMIFQDAMTALNPTLTIGEQLIEGIALHRKVPRSEARRLAVDMLELVGIPSPEARMKQYLGEFSGGMRQRIMIAIAASCSPSLLIADEPTTALDVTIQAQILDLFRMLQERTGAAIVLITHDLGVVAETADRVCVMYAGEIVESGTVTELFRRPQHPYTQGLLAALPRLDRERGRSLVPIPGTPPDLFAPPPGCAFAARCPHAMEVCRLHRPQMAELGGTHAVACWLQDPRAARPPASGAGAGTGTPGEPARTAIG; translated from the coding sequence ATGTGGGGACGCAGCAGGAGGCAAAAGGCGGAGCTGTCGGCCGCGGCCGCGCCGCCCGCTCCGGTACGCGAAGACGCGCTGCCGGAGCGGGCCGGCGGGATCGGCGCCTCGGGCCGGACCGGTACGTTGCCGGAGCGTGCCGACAGCGGCAGTCCGGCGCAGCGGGACGAGTTGTCGGGGCGCCCGGTCCGGCCTCCGGGCGAGGTCATCCTGGAGGTCGACGACCTCCGGGTGAGCTTCCGCACGCACGGCGGGCAAGTGCAGGCGGTGCGCGGCGTGAGCTTCTCGCTGCGGCAAGGCGAGACGCTCGCTGTCGTCGGCGAGTCCGGCTGCGGCAAGAGCGTCACCGCCCGCAGCCTGATGCGGCTGCTGCCGGAGCATTCGTCCGAGCTGGGAGCCGGCTCCAGCATCCGCTGGAAGGGGCGCGAGCTGACCAGGCTCAAGGAAAAGGAGCTGCGCAAGCTGCGCGGAGCGGAGATCGCGATGATCTTCCAGGACGCGATGACGGCGCTCAATCCGACGCTCACGATCGGCGAGCAGCTGATCGAGGGCATCGCGCTGCACCGCAAGGTGCCGCGCTCCGAGGCGCGGCGGCTCGCCGTCGACATGCTGGAGCTCGTCGGCATCCCGAGCCCGGAGGCGCGGATGAAGCAGTACCTCGGCGAGTTCAGCGGCGGAATGCGCCAGCGCATCATGATCGCGATCGCGGCCTCGTGCAGCCCGTCGCTGCTCATCGCCGACGAGCCGACGACAGCGCTCGACGTGACGATCCAGGCGCAGATTCTCGACCTGTTCCGGATGCTGCAGGAGCGCACCGGAGCGGCGATCGTGCTCATCACGCATGATCTCGGCGTCGTCGCCGAGACGGCCGACCGCGTCTGCGTCATGTACGCGGGCGAGATCGTGGAGTCGGGCACGGTCACCGAGCTGTTCCGGCGCCCGCAGCATCCGTACACGCAAGGCCTGCTCGCGGCGCTGCCTCGGCTCGACCGGGAGCGCGGGCGCTCGCTCGTGCCGATCCCCGGCACGCCGCCCGATCTGTTCGCGCCGCCGCCGGGCTGCGCGTTCGCGGCCCGCTGCCCGCATGCGATGGAGGTATGCCGGCTGCATCGGCCGCAGATGGCAGAGCTTGGCGGCACGCATGCGGTCGCGTGCTGGCTGCAGGACCCGCGCGCGGCGAGGCCGCCGGCCTCCGGCGCCGGAGCGGGGACCGGTACGCCGGGCGAGCCGGCGCGCACGGCCATCGGATAG
- a CDS encoding ABC transporter permease: MNRDAVDAEAIVRPRLSFAQEAWRRLKQNRLAFAGAFLIVLLALLATVGPYLPVQSYDKQVLEDINLAPSAQHWFGTDELGRDVFARIVYGARISLFIGLAATLIDVVIGIVYGGIAGYVGGRADNVMMRFVDMLYGVPYLLIVILLMVVMGPGLATIIVALSATGWIGMARVVRGQVLTLKSSEYVLAARSMGSGGWRIIRKHLVPNAMGVILVQISFSVPSAIFAEAFLSFLGLGIQPPLASWGVMASDGLSVILSGQWWRLFFPALFISVTMLAFNLLGDGLQDIFNPRQRRS; the protein is encoded by the coding sequence ATGAACCGCGACGCCGTCGACGCGGAGGCGATCGTGCGGCCGCGTCTCAGCTTCGCCCAGGAGGCGTGGCGGCGGCTCAAGCAAAACCGCCTCGCCTTCGCCGGGGCATTCCTCATCGTGCTGCTGGCGCTGCTGGCGACGGTCGGCCCGTACCTGCCGGTGCAGAGCTACGACAAGCAGGTGCTGGAGGACATCAACCTCGCGCCGTCGGCGCAGCACTGGTTCGGCACGGATGAGCTCGGCCGCGACGTGTTCGCCCGCATCGTCTACGGGGCGCGCATCTCGCTGTTCATCGGCCTGGCGGCGACGCTCATCGATGTCGTCATCGGCATCGTCTACGGCGGCATCGCCGGCTATGTCGGCGGCCGCGCGGACAACGTCATGATGCGCTTCGTCGACATGCTGTACGGCGTGCCGTACCTGCTCATCGTCATCCTGCTCATGGTCGTCATGGGGCCGGGCCTCGCCACGATCATCGTCGCGCTGAGCGCGACCGGCTGGATCGGCATGGCGCGCGTCGTGCGCGGGCAGGTGCTCACGCTCAAGTCGTCGGAATACGTGCTGGCGGCGCGCTCGATGGGCTCGGGCGGCTGGCGCATCATCCGCAAGCATCTGGTGCCCAACGCGATGGGCGTCATCCTGGTGCAGATCTCGTTCTCCGTGCCGTCGGCGATCTTCGCCGAGGCGTTCCTCAGTTTCCTCGGCCTCGGCATCCAGCCGCCGCTCGCGAGCTGGGGCGTCATGGCGAGCGACGGCCTGTCGGTCATCCTGTCGGGGCAGTGGTGGCGGCTGTTCTTCCCGGCTCTCTTCATCTCCGTGACGATGCTGGCGTTCAACCTGCTCGGCGACGGGCTGCAGGACATCTTCAATCCGAGACAGAGGAGGTCGTGA
- a CDS encoding ABC transporter permease gives MASYILKRFISMAVTLWLIITVTFFLMHSVPGSPFDKEGRNTNQTAVDNMMAYYHLDEPLGVQYVLYLKSLLTFDLGPSIGHFPTTVNDMIGRGFPVSFQLGLLALSISIVCGIALGTVAALRKNRLIDQLAMVLAVIGIAVPNFVVATLLIKYVAVEWRLLPVATWGTWRHAVLPALALSTGPLAIIARMTRANMVEVLTADYIETARAKGLHPAVIVFKHALRNAVLPVVTLLGALVANVLTGSFVIEKIFAIPGMGKYFVDGINNRDYSVIMGTTVFYSALLLVMMLLVDIVYGLIDPRIKLHRKEGRP, from the coding sequence ATGGCTTCCTACATCCTGAAACGGTTCATTTCCATGGCGGTCACGCTGTGGCTCATCATTACGGTCACCTTCTTCCTCATGCACTCCGTGCCCGGCAGCCCGTTCGACAAGGAGGGCCGGAACACGAACCAGACGGCGGTCGACAACATGATGGCGTACTATCACCTGGACGAGCCGCTCGGCGTGCAGTACGTGCTCTACCTCAAATCGCTGCTGACGTTCGATCTCGGCCCGTCGATCGGACATTTCCCGACGACGGTGAACGACATGATCGGCCGCGGCTTCCCGGTGTCGTTCCAGCTCGGCCTGCTGGCGCTGTCGATCTCGATCGTCTGCGGCATCGCGCTCGGCACGGTCGCCGCGCTGCGCAAGAACCGGCTCATCGACCAGCTCGCGATGGTGCTCGCGGTCATCGGCATCGCGGTGCCGAACTTCGTCGTCGCCACGCTGCTCATCAAGTACGTCGCCGTCGAGTGGCGGCTGCTGCCGGTCGCGACCTGGGGCACGTGGCGGCATGCGGTGCTGCCGGCGCTGGCGCTGTCGACCGGTCCGCTCGCCATCATCGCCCGCATGACGCGGGCGAACATGGTCGAGGTGCTGACCGCCGACTATATCGAGACGGCCCGCGCCAAGGGGCTGCATCCGGCCGTCATCGTCTTCAAGCATGCGCTGCGCAACGCGGTGCTGCCGGTCGTCACGCTGCTCGGCGCGCTCGTCGCCAACGTGCTGACGGGCAGCTTCGTCATCGAGAAGATTTTCGCCATCCCGGGCATGGGCAAGTACTTCGTCGACGGCATCAACAACCGCGACTACTCGGTCATCATGGGCACGACCGTGTTCTACAGCGCGCTGCTGCTCGTCATGATGCTGCTCGTCGACATCGTCTACGGCTTGATCGATCCCCGCATCAAGCTGCATCGGAAGGAGGGACGGCCGTGA